CCAGACGATGTGGTCGCCCGCCGACGTCATCGCGAAGATCTTCGCCGACTCGCCGAACAGATCCGCCTGATAGAGATCCTGGGTCCAGTAGACGAGCGAGTGCGCCATGACGTCGAGGGTCATCTCCATCTGCGGCTTCGCCATCGAGGCTTCCCGGCTCTCTCCGAAGAACGGCTTCAGGGTCCCGAACGCGAGCGAGTGGAGGAGCACCGTGACGCGCTGATCTTTCGGAACGTCGGCGAGCGCCTTCGCGATCTCCCCGACGACCTCGGCCCGCTTTCCCTCGTCGGCGGCGTTGACGTTGTAGAACTCGACGCGGGCGCCCTCCGCGCGGATCGCGGCGACGATCTCCTCGACGTGGGGAAGGGTCGCTTTCCGGTCGAGATGCACGCCGAAGATGTTCCAGCCCGCCGCAGCGAGAGCGCGCGCGCACGCCTCGCCGAATCCGGAAGAGGCGCCCAGAACGAGCGCCCAGCCCCTGTCTTTCGAATTGCTCATGACCGCCGCAGTCTATAGCACGTCCCCGATCGCGGACAGATGCAGCGACGCTCCTGCGCGTCCGGCTCGCGCGGCCCTAAAATACACGATTCACGCGGGATAGAGG
The genomic region above belongs to Thermoanaerobaculia bacterium and contains:
- a CDS encoding SDR family oxidoreductase, which codes for MSNSKDRGWALVLGASSGFGEACARALAAAGWNIFGVHLDRKATLPHVEEIVAAIRAEGARVEFYNVNAADEGKRAEVVGEIAKALADVPKDQRVTVLLHSLAFGTLKPFFGESREASMAKPQMEMTLDVMAHSLVYWTQDLYQADLFGESAKIFAMTSAGDHIVWPAYGAVSAAKCALESHIRQIAVELATKNISANAIRAGVTDTPALRKIPGSQAMIDRVLGIHPAKRLTTPKDVAGALVALCAGDTRWISGNVIGVDGGEDIAGGS